The sequence GGCCGTGGCGCTGGGCGGTGTCGCCGTGGCGCAGTACCAGCAGGCCGAGGACGCCCGGCAGCAGGCGCAGCAGGCCCGGATCGCGAACGACGCCGTGGGCGCGGTCCTCGCGGCCGCCGACGCCCGGGTGGCCACGGCGCCGCTGCGGGACGGAGCGGTGGGCACCGTGGTGGTCTCGGACTCCCGTAACCAGGCGGTCTTCGCGGCCTCCGGGCTGCCGGCGCCGCCCGGCGGGAAGGTGTACCAGCTCTGGTACAACGACGGCGGCAAGATGCGTCCGGCGGGCCTGATGGGCTCCGGTGCCCCGGCGACGGCCACGCTGCTCGAGGGTCCGGTCGGCAAGGCGTCGGGGATGGGTGTCACCGTCGAACCGGCCGGTGGCTCGCCGCAGCCGACCTCGGCTCCGGTGGCCCTGCTGAACTTCCCGACGGCCTGACCGACCTCCGGGCCCTCGGCGCCGGGGCCCGGTGCCGAGGGCCGGTGCCGGTCAGGCCGTGACGGATGCCCGGAAGCGGTTGCGGTACTCCGTCGGGGTCGTGTCGAGCTTGCGGCGGAAGGCACGGACGAGGGTGTCGGTCGTGTTGAAGCCGCAGACGGTGGCGACGCGTTCGAGGGTGTCGTCCGTGGACTCCAGCCGGTTGCGGGCCACTTCGACCCGGGCGGATTCGATGTAGGCGGCCGGGGTCATGCCCAGTTCCGTCTTGAAGATCCGGGTGAGCTGCCGTTCGCCGACGTGCGCCTGTTCGGCGAGGTCGGCGACGGTCAGCTGCTCGGCGATGTTGCGGGTGATGTAGTGGCGCAGGTCCTCGATGCGCCGCGTGGTCGACACCGGTTCGAGCGGGACGCTGAACTGGCTCTGACCGCTCGGCCGTTTCAGGTACATCACCAGCTGGCGGGCGACGCGCAGGGCGACGGCCTCACCGAAGTCGTCGGCGACGAGGGCGAGCGAGAGGTCGAGGCAGGCGCTGATGCCGGCGCCGGTCCACACGTCCCGGTCCCGGATGAAGATCGGGTCGGCGTCGACCTGGATCGAGGGGTGCTCGTCGGCGAGTTGGCGGGCGGTCGACCAGTGGGTGGTGGCCCGCCTGCCGTCCAGCAGCCCGGCGTCGGCGAGGATGTGCGCGCCCACGCAGACGGATGCGACGCGCCGGGCCGTGGCGGCGAGGGTCCGCACCCGGTCGACCACGGCGGGGTCGGCGAGGGCGCGGACCCGGCCCCGTTCGTCCACCTCGACCGACCCGGGCACCAGCAGGGTGTCGATGCTCCGCCCGGCCACCTCCCGGAAGGTGGTGTCCGGGAGGATGCGGACACCGGCGGAGGTGGTGACGGGGTCCATGGTCTCGGCGGCCAGGGCCACCCGGTAGCCCGACTCCTCGCCCAGCTCCCGCCGCAGCAGGGCGAACACCTCCGGCGGGCCGGTGACGTCCAGCAGGTCGACGCCGTCGAAGAGGACGACGACGATGAACCGTCCCACGCTGCTCAAGGGGTGGTCTCCGTTCGGTGCGACGACGGTCATGTCAGCCTCCACCGTATGTCGGTTTCTGCGGGTTGGATGACATTGCCGACATCCGGGGGCGGTCATAGCGTGGAGGGCACGGCCGCCGCTCCGCGGCCGGAACCCCACGCACGACACCCCAGGAGGGTATGTCCATGTCCAGCACGACCTTGCGCGATCTGAGCGGCCTCGACGCGAGCCCGGCGTCGCCGTCCGAGGCGACGCTGATCCTGATCGACTACCAGAACACCTACACCCGGGGCGTGATGGAGCTGACGGGGTGGGAAGCCGCCCTCGACGCCGGCGCCGCGCTGCTGGAGCGGGCCCGTGCGGCCGGGGCGAAGGTCATCCATGTGATCAACGACGGCGGCGAGGGAAGCCCGTACGACATCCGGGCCGAGATCGGCCGGATCCATCCGCGGGTGGCCCCGGTCGAAGGCGAGGTCGTGGTCGTCAAGACGGTCCCCGACGGGTTCGTCCGAACCGACCTGGGCGACCATGTCGACGCCGCCGGCCACAAGGACGTCCTCCTCGCCGGGTTCATGACCCACATGTGCGTGGCTTTCACCGCGCAGGGCGCGTTCCTGCGGGGCAACCGGCCCACGGTGGTCGCGGACGCGTGCGCGACCCGGCCGCTGCGGACGGCGGTGGCCGAGGTGTCCGCCGAACAGCTCCACCACGCCGCGCTCGCGACGATCGCCGATCTCTACGGGGTCGTCGTCCCGTCCGTCTCCTCCCTCGGCTGAGGCGGCGGCCGGTCCGTCAGCCCGCCGTCGCCACGAGGCGTCGCAGCGCGGCCTGGGCGGGTGGGCCCCAGGTGGGCTTGCCGCCCGGGCGGCCGCGGACGCCGGCCTCGCCGATGAGGATGCCGCCGAGTGCTCGCTGCGCCGCCCAGCCACGGGCGCGGCGCCGGGTCGCGTCGTCCACGGCGGGCCGGTAGGCGGCGTGGAAGCGTTCGACGGCGCCGTCCGGCAGCAGGTTCCAGGGGGCGGCGAGGTCGCAGGCCGGATCGCCCGCGCAGAGATCACCGAAGTCGATCACGCCGCAGAGGGTGCCGCCCTCGGTGAGGACGTTGGCCGGGTGCAGGTCGCCGTGCAGCCACATCGCCGGGCCCGACCGGACGGGCGCGGCGACGGCGTCCTCCCAGACCGCGCGGACGGCGTCCGGGTCGGGGATCAGCCCCATCTCCGTGGCGGCCGCGAGTCCGTCGGCGAACGCGTCGGCGTGGTCGGCCAGTGGTCCCCCGCGGCCGTGGTTGCCCAGGGGTGCCCCTTCGGGAGCAGGTCGGTGAAGGGCCGTCAGGAAGGCGGCCAGGGCGTCGGCCGCGTCCGCGGCGTTCGTCACGGGCACGCGGTCGGCGGGCTCGCCGGGCACCCAGGTGGTGACGATCCAGGGACGCGGGAACCGCTCGGAGGGCTCTCCGATGCGCTGCGGTACGGGAACCGGCAGCGGCAGGCCCGGGGCGAGGACGGGCAGCCAGGCGTGCTCCTTGCGCAGCAGCGCGTCCGCGGACGGCGTCGCCCAGGGCAGCCGGACGGCGAGGTCCTCGCCCAGCCGCCACAGCTGGTTGTCCCAGCCGCGGGCACCGAACCGCACGGGGCGGTCCGCCAGGTCGGGGTGCTGATCGCGTAACAGGTCCCGGACCAGCTCCGCGGTGACCTCTGTCCGGTCGTGCGTCTCGGTAGGTGTCATACGCACCCACCGTAGCCGGGTCGGCCTCCGTACGGTCGGCCCGACTCAGAGTTCCTCGCCGAGCGGCAGCCGGTGGATGCCCGGCAGGTACGCGTCGAGCTCGCCCGGGGTGAACCGGGACATGCCCACGACGTGCCAGAACTCACCGGCCACATCGCCCTCGTACTTGTACCCGCCGGCCGGTGTCAGCGCCGCCCAGCCGCCCGCCATCCCCATCAACGTCGCACGGGGGGACGGCGGTTCCCCGTCCGCGGGAACGTTCCAGAGCCGTACGGTGCCGTCCTCGGCGCCGCTCGCCAGGGTCGTACCGTCCGGGGCGAAGGCGAGCGAGAGCACCCGACCGGTGTGCCCGACGAGGTCGGTCAGATGCTCGCCCGTCACGGCGTCCCACAGGGCGACGGCCCGGTCGTCGCCGCCGGTGGCCAGCAGCGGGCGGCTCGGGTGGGCGGCCACCGCCCACAGCCTGCCGCCGCGTCCGCGCAGCCGCGGACCGGCCTGCCCGTCCCGCCAGACGACGGCCGTACCGTCCCAGCTCGCGCTGGCGAGCCAGTCGCCCCCCGGGCCGTAGGCGACGCCGTACACCCGGTCGGCGTGCCCGCCGAGCTGATGCAGGAGGGCGCCGTTGCGGGCGTCCCACACCCGGACGAAACTGTCGTCGCAGCCGGTGGCCAGGACATCGGCGTCCGAGCGGAAGGCGATGGAGCGGACCCGGCCCCGGTGCTGGGTCAGCGTCGACACGGGCGAACCCGTGGGCCGGAACCAGACGCGGACGGAATCGTCGTCGTTGGCGGTGGCGAGCAGGGTCCCGTCGGCGTTGAAGGCCTCCGCCCAGACGTGCTCGGTCTCGGCGTCGAGCTCCCTGAGGTACTCGCCGCCCACCGGGTTCCACAGGTACATGTCGCCGTCGTTGCTGGCCGTGGCCAGGACGGCTTCGACCGGGCTGAAGGCCGCCGAGACCAGCCGGTCGCCGCGCCCGGTGAGTTCGTCCGTACGGCGGCCCGTGCGCGTCTCCCACAGCCGTACGACCCCGTCGTTGCCGGCCGCCGCCAGCTGCGTGCCGTCCGCGCTGAAGGCGACCCCGCTGATCCGGCGGCCGTGGCCGCGCAGGATGCGCTTGCCCTGACCGGTGGCCGCGTCCCAGATCTGCGCGCCGCCGTCGTTGCCGACGGTGAGCAACTGGCTGTCGCCGGGCCGGAAGGCGCACGCCCAGGCGGTGCCGCGGTGCTCGGTCGGCTGCTGGGGGTGAAGGGCGATCGTGTACCCGTGGGGGCGCCCGGTGACCGTCCACAGCCGGACCGCGCCGTTGCTGTCGCAGGCGGCGAGGAGCTTCCCGTCGTCGCCGAAGAGCACCTGGTAGACGGCGCCGGTGCCCCGTTCGAGGACTCCGGCGGGGGTGCCGACCACCGGGTCCCAGAGCCGGATCTGGCCGTCCGTGTCACCACTGGCCAGGAGGTTTCCCTCGGGGTGGAAGTCGAGGACGTACACGCGCCCGGTGTGTCCGGTGAACTCGTGCAGCAGCCGCGCGTCGGCCGTCCGCCAGATCCGCACCGTGCCGCCCTGTCCGGGACCGCCCCGGTCGGCGGTGGCGAAGAGGGTTCCGTCGGGGCTGAACCGGGCCCGGTAGACGGCGCCTTGATGGCCCTCGATCTCGCGGACGCAGTGCCCGGTCGTCAGGTCCCACAGTCGTGCCTTCGCGCCCGCGTCCCCGGTGAGCAGCAGGCCGTCGGGTCCGTACACCGCGGTGTAGACGGGCGCGGTGTGGCCCGGCATCCGGTGCAGGGGCTCGCCGGTGGCCACGTCCCAGACCGTCACCAGGCCCTCGCGGTCGCCCGTGGCGAGCAGCGTGCCGGCCGCGTCGAAGGAGACCGGCCACACCCCGTCGGGGTGGACCCGCAGATGGTGGCGGCAGACCCCGGTCACCGGGTCCCAGAGCCGCACCGCGCCGTCGGAGCCGCCGGTGGCGATGACGTCCGGCCGGAACTTCACCGCGTACACGCGCCCTTCGTGCCCCTGGAGGGTGCGCACGGCCCGGCCGTCGTCGGCGCCGCAGACCAGAACGGAGCCGTCCTCGCTGCCGACCGCGAGGAGCTCGCCGTCGCTGCTGTAGGCGATGGGTTCGGGAAGGCGGCTCGTGCGCATGCCGAACCCGTACGGGACCCCGACGGCGGAGGGCCGGAACCCGGCGTCCACGGGCATCCCGGGGGCGATCGCGGCGGTCCCCAGCTCGGGGGCGGCCCGTACCTCGTCGTCCATCGTCACGTCGATGAGCGCCGCCCGGTGCCAGCGGCTGCCGGTCAGCAGGGCGCCCCGTAGATCGGTCCGGGTCAGCCGCGCCCGGCTGAGGTTCGCACCGGACAGGTCGGCCCGGCTCAGGTCGGCCCGGTCGAGACGGGCGCCGGTCAGCCGGGTGCCCCGCAGCAGGGCGCCGGAGAGGTTGGCGCCGATCAGCCGGGCGTCCGTCAGATCGGCGTCGGTGAGGTCGACCCCGGAGAAGTCGCGGTGCGAGAGGTCCTCACCGGCCAGCCGGGCGCCCCGCAGATCGGCGTTGGCCGGTACCCGCAGCCGGTCGGAGATCCGTACGGCGTTGGCGCGGGCGGCCTCGCCGACCGCCCGCCCCGGGGAGTCGAGGACCTCGCGCACCCAGCGGGCGCATTGCTCGTGGTCGGCGAGGTCGCAGAAGAACTCGACGGCCAGCTGGCTGAGCGGGCGTGCGAGGAGCACGGTGTGCTGCCCGCGGGCGAGCTGGCGGGCGGCCTCCCGCGCCACCAGCCATTCGACGACGGAGCCGTGGATGAACTGGAAGACCCCGTCGTCGCTGCGGACCAGCAGGCTGCCCGCGCCGACCGCCTGGGCGCGCTCGGACGCGGTGAGCGGGGACTCGGTGAGTTCGCTGAGGGTGCCGGCCACGGTCTCGGTGAGCTCGTCGAGCCGTAGGGCGCTGCGGCCGCTCTCCCACAGCCGCCAGGCCAGCGCGGTCACCGCCGCCCACAGCTGGTCGAGGGTGAGCCCGGGCGGCGCGCCGGGACCGCCCTGACCGCG comes from Streptomyces virginiae and encodes:
- a CDS encoding anti-sigma factor, with the protein product MNTADLHTLTGAYVLDALDPGERAAVERHLADCASCAQEVREFSETVTRLGLAVAAPPSAALRDEVMRRIATVRQDPPTTARTGRGGHVRPRWRPVPSWALAACLAGAVALGGVAVAQYQQAEDARQQAQQARIANDAVGAVLAAADARVATAPLRDGAVGTVVVSDSRNQAVFAASGLPAPPGGKVYQLWYNDGGKMRPAGLMGSGAPATATLLEGPVGKASGMGVTVEPAGGSPQPTSAPVALLNFPTA
- a CDS encoding GlxA family transcriptional regulator, producing MSSVGRFIVVVLFDGVDLLDVTGPPEVFALLRRELGEESGYRVALAAETMDPVTTSAGVRILPDTTFREVAGRSIDTLLVPGSVEVDERGRVRALADPAVVDRVRTLAATARRVASVCVGAHILADAGLLDGRRATTHWSTARQLADEHPSIQVDADPIFIRDRDVWTGAGISACLDLSLALVADDFGEAVALRVARQLVMYLKRPSGQSQFSVPLEPVSTTRRIEDLRHYITRNIAEQLTVADLAEQAHVGERQLTRIFKTELGMTPAAYIESARVEVARNRLESTDDTLERVATVCGFNTTDTLVRAFRRKLDTTPTEYRNRFRASVTA
- a CDS encoding isochorismatase family protein; the encoded protein is MSSTTLRDLSGLDASPASPSEATLILIDYQNTYTRGVMELTGWEAALDAGAALLERARAAGAKVIHVINDGGEGSPYDIRAEIGRIHPRVAPVEGEVVVVKTVPDGFVRTDLGDHVDAAGHKDVLLAGFMTHMCVAFTAQGAFLRGNRPTVVADACATRPLRTAVAEVSAEQLHHAALATIADLYGVVVPSVSSLG
- a CDS encoding aminoglycoside phosphotransferase family protein gives rise to the protein MTPTETHDRTEVTAELVRDLLRDQHPDLADRPVRFGARGWDNQLWRLGEDLAVRLPWATPSADALLRKEHAWLPVLAPGLPLPVPVPQRIGEPSERFPRPWIVTTWVPGEPADRVPVTNAADAADALAAFLTALHRPAPEGAPLGNHGRGGPLADHADAFADGLAAATEMGLIPDPDAVRAVWEDAVAAPVRSGPAMWLHGDLHPANVLTEGGTLCGVIDFGDLCAGDPACDLAAPWNLLPDGAVERFHAAYRPAVDDATRRRARGWAAQRALGGILIGEAGVRGRPGGKPTWGPPAQAALRRLVATAG
- a CDS encoding TIR domain-containing protein, with translation MTDGQFGAPAREFDFFISYSPADEQWAAWIAWTLEEAGYRTVVQAWDFVPGTNFIDFMDRGVSESLAVIAVLSRHYERSTYGRMEWQAALRASPESPERRLLTVRVDEIPIEGLLATITYVDLVGVADIDAARSLLLNRVGQAVDGHARPGRRPGYPGSGPGPVRHPEQPNPGQPQPSALAGPGWSGRRRPARAPLYPQAAAAGHDPQDAVTVLHLAGPDFGRGREPDSLSRQIRGDLIMLRDAGAPAPDLMVVTGDLTASGSPRECDQALSFLTALRSQLDLSPQRVMVVPGAQDVNQAASQAYFHTCEADEVAPQPPYWPKWRHYTRLFRGLYQGLDTVFDSDQPWTLFPVPELSTVVAGFNSSMAYSHRPEEQYGFIGRDQAAWFAEAMRRYEEEGWLRVGALRHPLTDGRRPGDAVGGPGGLRDADTFARLAAPRLHLLLHGPTGGPRSTTSAPSRTQLAGATGAAAAGATGELPLYGSAAPARFQLLRIDAQGVTRWDDRITSASETFPAAWRQTRRVFPVPELPPVIDVERPDGRAPLDDPAASLAERVKEICRVRREGVRLRDVPRREPADMAQIMATWREQEDGVVQQQRIAVHPGSPTEEELDRFIAQVHATDTGSEAVLVYAGDAPAAGLRRRAAAHGVRVRVRSFIEFQGLLDLRGYVAAQTARLSGSEQYAPGLYLPQRYRDADRPDGQGGAGQERDGLVEELLELLESDHGRFVLLLGDFGHGKTFALRELARRIPEQLPHLTPLLIPLNSLDRAHSLEGLVAAHLAGHDVDTIDLRALRYMLAQGRVVLLFDGFDELVNRVSYDRAADHLQVLLDAAVDHAKIVVSSRTQHFKSHAQVLTALGERVGLLPQRRILAVEGFTPAQIRSYLVRSYGDEQAADRRYQLLRNIPDLLMLCRNPRLLSFVADLSQDQLRAVAGAGRALSPARLYEDVFTSWLGHEERRGQGGPGAPPGLTLDQLWAAVTALAWRLWESGRSALRLDELTETVAGTLSELTESPLTASERAQAVGAGSLLVRSDDGVFQFIHGSVVEWLVAREAARQLARGQHTVLLARPLSQLAVEFFCDLADHEQCARWVREVLDSPGRAVGEAARANAVRISDRLRVPANADLRGARLAGEDLSHRDFSGVDLTDADLTDARLIGANLSGALLRGTRLTGARLDRADLSRADLSGANLSRARLTRTDLRGALLTGSRWHRAALIDVTMDDEVRAAPELGTAAIAPGMPVDAGFRPSAVGVPYGFGMRTSRLPEPIAYSSDGELLAVGSEDGSVLVCGADDGRAVRTLQGHEGRVYAVKFRPDVIATGGSDGAVRLWDPVTGVCRHHLRVHPDGVWPVSFDAAGTLLATGDREGLVTVWDVATGEPLHRMPGHTAPVYTAVYGPDGLLLTGDAGAKARLWDLTTGHCVREIEGHQGAVYRARFSPDGTLFATADRGGPGQGGTVRIWRTADARLLHEFTGHTGRVYVLDFHPEGNLLASGDTDGQIRLWDPVVGTPAGVLERGTGAVYQVLFGDDGKLLAACDSNGAVRLWTVTGRPHGYTIALHPQQPTEHRGTAWACAFRPGDSQLLTVGNDGGAQIWDAATGQGKRILRGHGRRISGVAFSADGTQLAAAGNDGVVRLWETRTGRRTDELTGRGDRLVSAAFSPVEAVLATASNDGDMYLWNPVGGEYLRELDAETEHVWAEAFNADGTLLATANDDDSVRVWFRPTGSPVSTLTQHRGRVRSIAFRSDADVLATGCDDSFVRVWDARNGALLHQLGGHADRVYGVAYGPGGDWLASASWDGTAVVWRDGQAGPRLRGRGGRLWAVAAHPSRPLLATGGDDRAVALWDAVTGEHLTDLVGHTGRVLSLAFAPDGTTLASGAEDGTVRLWNVPADGEPPSPRATLMGMAGGWAALTPAGGYKYEGDVAGEFWHVVGMSRFTPGELDAYLPGIHRLPLGEEL